The nucleotide sequence GCTCCAGCTAGCATATCTGGCAAGCCTCTGGCTTGGGCTTACTATAGTTTTTATGCTGGTGTTTTTAAGCAACTACGAAAGCGAACCTTTAGAAGACAAAGACGCTATAGCAGAAAAGGTAGCTGCCAAAAACAAATTGGTGGCAGAATTAAAAGGTAACCTAAAACACCTAGACTCATTAAAGGTAATGCTGGCAGGCTTCAACCCGGAAGTCAAGCAAGTACATCTTGAAAGCAGTATAAACTATGAGCTTAAAGCCCTTGAAAAGCTTTGGCAGTCAGACCAAGAGCTCGGCAGTCACAATACCTATATGCAGGCAGCTACCTTCTATAGTATGCTCTACTATGATAAAAAAGCAGTTGTCAATACCGTGAACAATAAAGCATTTCTTAAAAAGAATTTAGAAGAGTGCGAAGTGGGTTTTCAGCAAAACCGCAATAACTTAAGTTTACAAGAGGTGCTAAACAATATGAACAAATAATTATGAACAGGAAGTTGATGTTAACCACCGCTGGCATATACTTGGCAATAGCCGGTCTGGTATTTTCTGTTTCAGCAGTTTTTAAAGAACAACCTATTAGGGCCTCTGTAAAACCTAACAGGATTGTGGCAGGAGATAATATTTACTTTGCTGACAGTACACGAAATGCCGAACATGTGAAGTGGGAGTTTGGCAATGGTGAAAGCACCGAGGAAGAAAAAGGCAAATACGCTTTTGCTGAAGCTGGCAACTATTTGGTGAAACTAACTGTGGACAAAAAAAAGGAAAAGACATTTTTGGTTCAAGTGATGCCACCGCCACCAGTTGCAAGTGGCGACTCTATGATTATGATAATTGCCGGCACATCCGGCATTGCTGGGCAAAAAATTCACTTTAAGGCTTTAGGCAAAGGCATTGAATGGTGTGAATGGAAATTCGGAGTTAGCGGGAAAATAGACGCGAGAAACCCTGAAGCTTTCTATACATTCAGAAAACCGGGGGTATATAACGTAACACTGGAAACTAATCTCAACAAGAACAAACCTGCCAAACACAAGATTACCATTTTGCCACAATATGAGGTTACTGAACCTGTATTGACAGAAAAAAAACCTAAAAAAAGTGGCGGGGGCGGCGGGGGCGCACCATCTAGTGGAGACCTGCTGGATGTACTTCAGGCAATCGCACGAGGCGAGAATTTTAACGCTAATTACAAATTAGCGGTTAACAAGTTTTTATGCGCTAATCCTAATACACCAGTAGTAGTAAACGATGCCATGTCTTCTGACTTTTACAGCTACTGTCAAAATCTTAAAATTAAAACTGGGCAAACTGTTGCCGATGTTCAAACCGAAATAAACCCAAATACCAACTGTGTTTCTAGGTTGATCATTAAACACCAATAGTCTTTAAAAAAACCAATAAGCATTAACAAACGACAATGAGCAGAGTTCTCTTAACTTATTTCCTGCTACTTACTGCATTTTATGTAACAGGCCAAAGTCCAACAGTGGCTCCACGAAAAATAAAGTCTGTGGAAAAAAAGCCGCAAAGCTATGAGTATCCGACCGAAAAACCTGCAAGTAAAAACAATAAAGAAATAGAAAAGCCTTGGGTAGTATACTCGGCAAGAAGCAACAATATTACTTATACGGACAAGTCACTTTCTTCCCCGCTTGCAAAAGTACAGTTTTTGGACAGCTTTTATGTCGCTAAAGAAACCGATGTCGCTTTAGAGCTCATTAAATATAACCCAAGCAACTTAACTTCAATCAATAAAATAAACAGTGAAGATAATGTTGAGTACATTGGATGGGTAAGTCGTGCAAATTTGTTGCTTAACGACAAAAGCTTTTTAGATGCCAGTTCACTCCGCCCAACGAAATATGTTACCGTCTTAAACGGTTCCGAAATATTTAGTAGTTTAAAAAGCTATAGCAATGGCGACAAAATCAAGCTGTACTCAGACCCGGAACTTGTAAGGGAACTGCCTAAAAAAACATGCTTGTTTAATGAAATCGTATATGTTTACAAAAACCACGAAGGCAGGTCACTAATAGGGAAACAAGCCTCTTTTCAGACTGGTAGCGCAGGGGCTGTTATGCTAGGCTGGATACCTTCCGACTTTATTGCATCTTGGGGAATAGGATTGTGTGTAGAGCCTCACTCAGTAGAAGAAGACACCATTCATCAGTTTTTATTTCCTTCTACCAAGCATGCCTATAATTTCTCCACACAGCAGTCCTCCGCCGTACCGTTACAAAAAGGAGCCTGTGGTTATAACCCTCCATGGCCGGGCTTACCAGTGTTTGGAACTTCAAGAATGACCATTCAGAACCGCCCATATAATGTTTTGCATACAGGAACCGTCCTAAACGCCTTTGAAAACAGCAATGCTTATATCTTCAATATAAAAGGCAATAAAATACATTATTCAGACCTCTGTAATATGATCAACAATAGAGCAAAAACAAATATAGTTTTTGCTTTGAACAGCGGCGAAGATACAAGAGCTTATTTGCCTATTTTCCTAAACACACTACAGGAACTGGATACTTATCTTAAATCTAACATGGATGGCGAAAATTTTAGATATGGCTTTTATGATTGTTCAAAACCTGGCAATAACCAGAAACAATTTCATACAAGCTTTTCTAAGATCCTACCCGAGCTTACGAGCGTATCAAAGAATAGTGTAGAGTTTAAAAGACAAGCTTCTGCTTCAGGTATTATGGATGGACTTAACGGCATAGCTGACTATTTTACAGGCCACGAAGAAGAAACCAATATTGTAGTAATGATCAGCACTAAAGGTGACGATGGCTACATAGAGAACAGCTATAAAACAAGAAAGCTAGCAGAAACATTAGCCTCTAAAAACGTTAGGCTGATGTTTTACCAACCATACTCCTCTTCAGAAGATAAATACGAAGCTTTTATCAGCCAATCTAAAAGCCTTTTAGTAAAAACCGCTGAAAAAGCAGACCCTGCCAAAGAGGAGCTCATGGTCGGAAATATCCGCCAAAGGAATTACCCTAATTCTTTCAGAAGTATAGAAACAGGAGCCAGTAACCTATACTGCTTGGACTACCCTGAAAACTCAAACCATCAAGGCTTTCTGGTGTTTCCTACAGTAGGAAACAAAACCGATGCGGATTACTTATTGCGTGCTTTTGATAATTTGATATCTCAAATAAAATCCGAAAATAACCAAGTAATAGAGTCCGTCAGTAAAGTTTTTAACAGCCCGGGCGTTTTCAACAGCAAGCCCAATGCAATATTTACTAGTTATTTTGGCGGAAACAACTCACTGCCTGCCAATATGGAAAATAAATTTAGAAACATAAATCACAACTTCTTCGCCAAAGGAGTTGCCATATATCCATCAGACACCATTAAATACTTTAAACAAAGCCTGCTTCTTTCGGAAGAAGAATACCTGGACATGCTAATAACATTCAAAAGCATGAGGTTAGATCTCCTAAGCAATAATTTAAGTGCGGCCAATCAAAAAACCTGCTATAATTCCATGGTTAAAACAATGAAAAAAACACTTCCTGGTAATAAAGATGACTTTTATAACAACCTAAAACTTTCAACTTTTATATATAAAGCTTTTGGGTATTCATCCACCAATACAAGCTTGAAATCATTAAAGCCTAGCCATCTAGCATCAGCTTCAATTCCTAAACATCAGTTTAAGAAGGTTTTTGAAGAGCTAAACGCAAGGCTTGACAAGTTTTATGCCATACACAATAACGAGCAATTTATCCATCGGTCAAACGGTGTTACTTATTATAAAATAACTGAAGACTATTTGCCTTGATGTAATGGAAATTTTAGATAAAAACATATTAGAGAGGCTTCAGCACACCATTATTGATATGGACTTGGACCTGACTGCCGAATCTATAGTTTCAGGTTTAGAGCGGCTAGGCATTCCGCCAGAACAAATAGTTGTTCAAAACAAGAACACCTCTAAAAGGCCGTGCAGAAAGGACGTTTCTTGTTTTCATACAGATTTTATAGAATATGACGATAAAGAATACCTCTTCCTGCATGCTAACAGAGACGGTGTCTACGACTCTTTACCCGAGAATATATTCCATCAAGAAAAAGGCGGGCGAACAGAAAAGAACAAATATGAGGTAATCGACCAAATAAAAACCCACAAACAGGAAGAGGAAGATGCCAGGAAATTCTTTTTGCCATTTGAATGTGAGTACCAGCATATAAAAAATTTGCTGTATACAATAGAAGAAGATTTTGAAAAAGATGTCAATAACCCAAAACTGATCAAAATATTTTCCAATTTATGGCCAGTTTTAAACAGGCTAGACGATCATCATGGCTATATTTTTCTAAGAATCATACCCATGATCAATATTATTAGAAATGATTTTGAGTTGGTGGCAAGAAGTATGGGAATGATTCTCGATGCAGAAATTGATATTATCCCTTATATAAAACCATTACCAGCAGAGGAGACTGCAACTGTCCCTCTAGGCGTAGGTGAATTAGGAAAAAACATGATAACCAGTGGGCCAATAAGCGATGGCGAAACTGACCTAATCATAAAAGTAAACACCTTGCACGGTAATAATATGAAACAGTTCCTAAAAGGGGGTAAAAAAGAAGGGCTTGTGGAAGAAATAGCAGATTTTTTTATTGGTGCCAATTATTTTATTAAAGTTGAGGTAACATGCAAGGAGCAGAATTTTTCCGGCTTTAATCTCAACAAAGATCAAGTACTATTAGGTGTAAACTCTGTTCTGCAACCTTCTTAGCAAGTAGGAAATGGTTTAGTTTTTCATGGCATAGAAAATAACTATGGCACGCTGAAAAACGCCCAAAATGTTGACTTATTTTTTTTTGTATAAAAATTATGAGGGATAGGTACAAGGGTTTTTCGGTCATTTCTTAATTTACCGTGTACAGTAAATTGAGAGACTTTTAATCCAAATCTTTTAAAATTGTTTCTCAGGCAGGGCATTGTTCGATGCCCTACTAGGCAGTCAATCATGATTTCTTAATCTACAAGGACAATCTTAAAGCTAAGGTTAAGCGATGACCGCAGTTCCATTTTTGATTTAAAATTATTGATAATCCCCTGCCACTCATTTTCTTCCATTGCTTCTAGTGACCTCCTTTTTTTCTTCAGGTGTACCTCTACACATCTAACTAAGCCTTCGGCAGGGTTTTCACTAACCATGAGCCCTTTTTTTACACTAACA is from Cytophagaceae bacterium ABcell3 and encodes:
- the tssO gene encoding type VI secretion system TssO; translation: MKFLKISSEEKKLQLAYLASLWLGLTIVFMLVFLSNYESEPLEDKDAIAEKVAAKNKLVAELKGNLKHLDSLKVMLAGFNPEVKQVHLESSINYELKALEKLWQSDQELGSHNTYMQAATFYSMLYYDKKAVVNTVNNKAFLKKNLEECEVGFQQNRNNLSLQEVLNNMNK
- a CDS encoding PKD domain-containing protein, whose translation is MNRKLMLTTAGIYLAIAGLVFSVSAVFKEQPIRASVKPNRIVAGDNIYFADSTRNAEHVKWEFGNGESTEEEKGKYAFAEAGNYLVKLTVDKKKEKTFLVQVMPPPPVASGDSMIMIIAGTSGIAGQKIHFKALGKGIEWCEWKFGVSGKIDARNPEAFYTFRKPGVYNVTLETNLNKNKPAKHKITILPQYEVTEPVLTEKKPKKSGGGGGGAPSSGDLLDVLQAIARGENFNANYKLAVNKFLCANPNTPVVVNDAMSSDFYSYCQNLKIKTGQTVADVQTEINPNTNCVSRLIIKHQ
- the tssR gene encoding type VI secretion system protein TssR: MSRVLLTYFLLLTAFYVTGQSPTVAPRKIKSVEKKPQSYEYPTEKPASKNNKEIEKPWVVYSARSNNITYTDKSLSSPLAKVQFLDSFYVAKETDVALELIKYNPSNLTSINKINSEDNVEYIGWVSRANLLLNDKSFLDASSLRPTKYVTVLNGSEIFSSLKSYSNGDKIKLYSDPELVRELPKKTCLFNEIVYVYKNHEGRSLIGKQASFQTGSAGAVMLGWIPSDFIASWGIGLCVEPHSVEEDTIHQFLFPSTKHAYNFSTQQSSAVPLQKGACGYNPPWPGLPVFGTSRMTIQNRPYNVLHTGTVLNAFENSNAYIFNIKGNKIHYSDLCNMINNRAKTNIVFALNSGEDTRAYLPIFLNTLQELDTYLKSNMDGENFRYGFYDCSKPGNNQKQFHTSFSKILPELTSVSKNSVEFKRQASASGIMDGLNGIADYFTGHEEETNIVVMISTKGDDGYIENSYKTRKLAETLASKNVRLMFYQPYSSSEDKYEAFISQSKSLLVKTAEKADPAKEELMVGNIRQRNYPNSFRSIETGASNLYCLDYPENSNHQGFLVFPTVGNKTDADYLLRAFDNLISQIKSENNQVIESVSKVFNSPGVFNSKPNAIFTSYFGGNNSLPANMENKFRNINHNFFAKGVAIYPSDTIKYFKQSLLLSEEEYLDMLITFKSMRLDLLSNNLSAANQKTCYNSMVKTMKKTLPGNKDDFYNNLKLSTFIYKAFGYSSTNTSLKSLKPSHLASASIPKHQFKKVFEELNARLDKFYAIHNNEQFIHRSNGVTYYKITEDYLP